Proteins found in one Streptomyces sp. CB09001 genomic segment:
- a CDS encoding FAD-dependent oxidoreductase, producing the protein MTAHRTTAARRGRDRKAEIVFPAPGADRLRRGDEPSVAVIGGGIAGLAAATLMAERGARVTLYEKGDSLGGRLSGRRTTLADGSAVTMTRGFHAFFRQYYNLRGLLRRTDPGLERLTPLPDYPLRHSGGLTDSFARVPRTPPFSALGFVALSPTFGWRDLAAMDARAALPLLDVRVPEVYERFDTVTATGFLEGVRFPEAAHHLAFEVFSRSFFADPRRLSAAELLLMFHIYFLGSAEGLLFDVPAEPFPQALWDPLGDYLRRLGVDVRTGTPVQGVLPRDGGGADVITDTDADRHQAVVLALDTAGLRQTVAASPGLGTDAWRDAIAALRTAPPFLVSRLWLDRPVDADRPGFLGTSGYDGLDNVSVLERYEGEAARWAARNGGSVVELHAYAVDPAAEPKQVQDELADRLHQVYPETREARVVDARHEWRSDCPLFEVGSHRRRPAVRTPHPWLTLAGDGIRCDLPVALMERAATTGFLAANALLADRGVRGQTLWTVPRTGRSPVLRALAAAAGRHSAP; encoded by the coding sequence GTGACCGCCCACCGCACCACCGCCGCCCGACGGGGCCGCGACCGCAAGGCCGAGATCGTCTTCCCCGCACCCGGTGCGGACCGACTCCGACGCGGTGACGAGCCGTCGGTCGCGGTGATCGGCGGCGGGATCGCCGGCCTGGCCGCGGCCACGCTCATGGCCGAACGCGGCGCCCGCGTGACCCTGTACGAGAAAGGGGACTCACTCGGTGGCCGGCTCTCCGGCCGGCGCACCACACTGGCGGACGGCAGCGCCGTGACCATGACCCGAGGGTTCCATGCCTTCTTCCGCCAGTACTACAACCTCCGCGGACTGCTCCGCCGCACGGACCCCGGCCTGGAGCGCCTCACTCCGCTGCCCGACTACCCACTGCGGCACAGCGGCGGTCTGACCGACAGCTTCGCCCGTGTCCCGCGGACCCCGCCGTTCAGCGCGCTCGGTTTCGTCGCGCTCAGTCCCACCTTCGGGTGGCGGGACCTCGCCGCGATGGACGCGCGGGCAGCACTGCCGCTCCTCGACGTGCGCGTGCCCGAGGTCTACGAACGCTTCGACACCGTCACCGCCACCGGCTTCCTGGAAGGCGTGCGCTTCCCCGAAGCGGCGCACCACCTGGCCTTCGAGGTGTTCTCCCGCAGCTTCTTCGCCGATCCGCGGCGGCTGTCCGCCGCGGAACTGCTGCTGATGTTCCACATCTACTTCCTCGGATCGGCCGAGGGCCTGCTCTTCGACGTACCGGCCGAACCCTTCCCCCAGGCACTGTGGGACCCGCTGGGCGACTACCTCCGGCGCCTCGGAGTGGACGTGCGCACCGGAACCCCCGTGCAGGGGGTCCTTCCGCGCGACGGCGGGGGAGCGGACGTGATCACGGACACCGATGCCGACCGCCACCAGGCGGTGGTGCTGGCCCTCGACACCGCGGGGCTGCGGCAGACCGTCGCAGCGTCACCCGGCCTGGGCACCGACGCCTGGCGGGACGCCATCGCCGCCCTGCGCACCGCGCCGCCGTTCCTCGTCTCGCGGCTCTGGCTCGACCGGCCGGTCGACGCCGACCGGCCCGGGTTCCTCGGCACCAGCGGCTACGACGGACTGGACAACGTCAGCGTCCTGGAGCGGTACGAGGGCGAGGCCGCCCGCTGGGCCGCGCGGAACGGGGGATCGGTCGTGGAACTGCACGCCTACGCCGTGGACCCGGCGGCCGAACCGAAGCAGGTGCAGGACGAACTCGCCGACCGGCTGCACCAGGTGTACCCGGAAACCCGTGAGGCGCGCGTCGTCGACGCCCGGCACGAGTGGCGCTCGGACTGCCCGCTGTTCGAGGTCGGCTCCCACCGGCGGCGCCCCGCCGTGCGCACCCCCCACCCGTGGCTGACCCTGGCCGGCGACGGAATCCGCTGCGACCTGCCCGTCGCCCTCATGGAACGCGCCGCCACCACCGGCTTCCTGGCCGCGAACGCCCTGCTCGCCGACCGTGGAGTGCGCGGCCAGACCCTGTGGACGGTTCCCCGGACCGGGCGGTCGCCCGTGCTGCGAGCGCTCGCGGCCGCCGCAGGGCGCCACTCGGCGCCCTGA
- a CDS encoding methyltransferase domain-containing protein — MTLLRDHDLARAFDHASHTYDRLTALNPGHRTGLLRSARRLALPDDGTGLHLLDLGCGTGASTRALLRAAPRARITAVDASAGMLRRALAKPWPARVRFLHLTAEEVGAAREGESPFDAVFAAYLFRNVTDPDAVLGSVRGLLRPGGRFAAHEYSLSGSPVHRALWSAVCSGLVVPAGTLTGDRTLYRHLRHGVVAFDTAPEFAARLRRAGLSSVRVAPVAGWQTGIVHTFLARNGEPRTTEERVR, encoded by the coding sequence ATGACGCTCCTGCGCGACCACGACCTGGCCCGCGCCTTCGACCACGCCTCCCACACCTACGACCGCCTCACGGCCCTCAACCCCGGCCACCGCACCGGCCTCCTGCGCTCGGCGCGACGCCTCGCGCTCCCGGACGACGGGACCGGACTGCACCTGCTCGACCTCGGATGCGGCACCGGCGCCTCCACCCGGGCTCTGCTCAGGGCCGCCCCACGGGCCCGGATCACGGCCGTGGACGCGTCCGCCGGTATGCTGCGCCGAGCACTTGCCAAACCGTGGCCCGCACGCGTGCGCTTCCTCCACCTGACCGCCGAGGAAGTCGGTGCGGCCCGCGAGGGCGAGAGCCCTTTCGACGCGGTCTTCGCCGCCTACCTGTTCCGCAACGTCACCGACCCGGACGCGGTCCTCGGGAGCGTCCGCGGACTCCTGCGGCCGGGCGGACGCTTCGCCGCCCACGAGTACAGCCTCAGCGGCTCACCGGTGCACCGGGCCCTGTGGTCGGCGGTGTGCAGCGGGCTCGTCGTCCCCGCGGGCACGCTCACCGGCGACCGCACCCTCTACCGCCATCTCCGGCACGGCGTCGTCGCCTTCGACACCGCACCCGAGTTCGCCGCCCGGCTGAGGCGGGCGGGCCTGAGCTCGGTGCGCGTCGCCCCCGTCGCCGGATGGCAGACGGGCATCGTGCACACCTTCCTCGCCCGCAACGGCGAGCCCAGGACGACAGAGGAGCGCGTCCGGTGA
- a CDS encoding lycopene cyclase family protein has protein sequence MTPRCTEDSGVLVLGGGAAGLSLAHRLTESGTATAVTLVEPPDGPLRPAERTWCYWGAGTDGLEEAVSASWSVLRLHGAVGGSVTVDPAPFTYRMVRSADFERLVHGRLARTEGARLLRGTAEAVRAVPAGAEVRCALPGGRFLTLHARRVFDSRPLPGLPPARTRLLQHFRGWFVRTDTDRFDPAVADLMDFRVPQPAHGLAFGYVLPLAPDRALVEYTEFSREVLTTAAYESALGHYCRDILGLGRLTVERTEQGVIPMTDARFPRRAGHAVFRIGTAGGATRPATGYTFAAVQRHSRAIAAALRDGHDRFPAPHGLRALAMDAILLRALDTGRIDGPRFFTDLFRRVPAERLLRFLDGTTSLREEWGIGLRTPVRPMLRTAAEVPFLPRRSRPADRTGGHTR, from the coding sequence GTGACACCCCGCTGCACCGAGGACTCTGGCGTGCTCGTCCTCGGTGGCGGTGCGGCCGGTCTCAGCCTCGCTCACCGGCTGACGGAGAGCGGCACGGCCACCGCCGTGACCCTGGTGGAGCCGCCGGACGGCCCGCTGCGCCCCGCGGAGCGCACCTGGTGCTACTGGGGGGCGGGCACCGACGGCCTCGAAGAGGCGGTCAGCGCCTCCTGGTCCGTACTGCGTCTGCACGGCGCGGTCGGCGGTTCGGTCACCGTCGATCCGGCCCCGTTCACCTACCGCATGGTGCGCTCCGCGGACTTCGAGCGACTGGTCCACGGCCGCCTGGCCCGTACGGAGGGTGCGCGCCTTCTGCGAGGGACGGCGGAAGCGGTGCGCGCCGTACCCGCGGGCGCGGAGGTCCGGTGCGCGCTGCCGGGAGGCCGGTTTCTGACGCTGCACGCCCGCAGGGTCTTCGACTCGCGGCCGCTGCCCGGTCTGCCGCCGGCGCGTACGCGGCTGCTCCAGCACTTCCGCGGCTGGTTCGTGCGCACCGACACCGACCGGTTCGATCCCGCGGTCGCGGATCTGATGGACTTCCGGGTTCCGCAGCCGGCCCACGGGCTCGCCTTCGGCTACGTCCTGCCGCTGGCGCCGGACCGGGCGCTCGTGGAGTACACCGAGTTCTCCCGCGAGGTGCTGACCACCGCGGCGTACGAGTCGGCACTCGGGCACTACTGCCGCGACATCCTCGGACTCGGCCGACTCACCGTGGAACGGACGGAGCAGGGCGTCATCCCCATGACCGACGCCCGCTTTCCACGGCGTGCCGGGCACGCCGTGTTCCGGATCGGGACCGCAGGCGGTGCCACTCGTCCCGCCACCGGCTACACCTTCGCCGCGGTGCAACGCCACAGCAGGGCCATCGCCGCTGCCCTGCGGGACGGACACGACCGCTTCCCGGCACCGCACGGGCTGCGGGCACTGGCCATGGACGCGATCCTGCTGCGCGCCCTGGACACCGGTCGCATCGATGGGCCGCGCTTCTTCACGGACCTGTTCCGCCGGGTCCCGGCCGAGCGTCTGCTGAGGTTCCTCGACGGCACGACCTCGCTCCGGGAGGAGTGGGGCATCGGGCTGCGCACCCCCGTCCGGCCGATGCTGCGCACCGCGGCCGAAGTGCCCTTTCTCCCGCGCCGCTCCCGGCCCGCCGACCGAACCGGAGGACACACCCGATGA
- a CDS encoding NAD(P)/FAD-dependent oxidoreductase — protein MSDGHRRAADVVVVGAGLAGLACALDLCRAGWRVALLEASDGVGGRMRTDRRDGFLLDRGFQVFNTSYPQVKRRMALKGLRLRPFTAGVVAHTPSGPVRLADPTREPRAAGTLLPGRALSARDLTALAALTARDAVLPVSVTRRRRDRSTAAALSGAGLSDAAIAGILRPFLSGVFLEDRLETSARFFHLVWRSMARGSLCLPAEGIGAVPAQLADGLPDGVLRLGTPVAEITDAGALLGDGGEVPARAVVVATDPATAAGLLPDLSVPATRTVTTYYHATDSPPTAEPILMVDSTGAILNTCVLSQVAPTYAPPGTALVSTSVLGTDLPGRAQALLRRLAELYGTDTRGWEQVAARTVDGALPAMLPPWPLSRTTRLGPGRYVCGDHRATGSVQGALASGTRAAREVRADLEAQGRRQ, from the coding sequence ATGAGCGACGGACATCGCCGGGCAGCGGACGTGGTCGTCGTCGGTGCGGGGCTGGCAGGCCTGGCCTGCGCCCTCGACCTGTGCCGTGCCGGATGGCGGGTGGCACTCCTGGAGGCGTCCGACGGTGTCGGGGGCCGGATGCGCACGGACCGGCGGGACGGCTTCCTGCTGGACCGTGGGTTCCAGGTGTTCAACACCTCCTATCCGCAGGTGAAGCGGCGTATGGCCCTGAAGGGCCTGCGACTGAGGCCGTTCACTGCGGGCGTCGTGGCGCACACTCCGAGCGGGCCCGTCCGCCTCGCCGATCCGACCAGGGAGCCCCGTGCGGCGGGGACGCTGCTACCGGGGCGGGCCCTGTCGGCCCGCGATCTGACCGCGCTGGCGGCACTCACCGCACGGGACGCCGTACTGCCCGTGTCCGTTACTCGACGACGCCGGGACCGCTCCACCGCGGCAGCCCTGTCCGGGGCGGGACTGTCGGACGCCGCGATCGCCGGCATTCTGCGGCCGTTCCTGTCCGGCGTCTTCCTGGAGGACCGGCTCGAGACCTCCGCCCGGTTCTTCCACCTCGTCTGGCGGAGCATGGCCCGAGGGTCCCTGTGCCTGCCGGCTGAGGGCATCGGCGCCGTACCGGCCCAGCTCGCCGACGGCCTGCCCGACGGCGTCCTGCGCCTCGGTACGCCCGTCGCGGAGATCACGGACGCCGGAGCGCTGCTCGGCGACGGTGGCGAGGTGCCGGCCCGGGCGGTCGTGGTGGCGACGGACCCGGCGACCGCCGCCGGCCTGCTCCCGGACCTGTCCGTTCCGGCCACGCGCACCGTCACCACCTACTACCACGCCACCGACAGTCCGCCGACGGCCGAACCGATCCTCATGGTGGACAGCACCGGAGCGATCCTGAACACCTGCGTCCTCAGCCAAGTCGCTCCCACGTACGCGCCCCCCGGCACCGCACTGGTCTCCACCTCCGTGCTGGGTACGGACCTCCCCGGCAGGGCACAGGCGCTGCTCCGGCGGCTGGCCGAGCTGTACGGGACCGACACGAGGGGCTGGGAGCAGGTGGCCGCCCGCACCGTCGACGGCGCGCTGCCCGCGATGCTTCCGCCGTGGCCGCTGAGCCGAACCACCCGCCTCGGCCCCGGGAGGTACGTGTGCGGGGACCACCGCGCGACCGGCTCCGTGCAGGGTGCCCTGGCATCGGGTACGCGCGCGGCGCGGGAGGTACGGGCGGACCTGGAAGCGCAGGGGCGACGCCAGTGA
- a CDS encoding MerR family transcriptional regulator yields the protein MNAHTGASDDPVGEGGTRRGGLTTGEVARRLGVAPTTVRTWDRRYGLGPDAHTGGRHRRWTAEDVARLERMCALTATGLPPAEAARLARSEEGPTAPGPRSTDAARRVSGGHRSRAGSGLRLGDVRQECRGIARAALRLDAAVLDELLLAAIAEHGLVAAWTEVIVPTLQAVGRKWETSGEKYVEVEHFLSWHVSGALRCATSRTVEDRPGATTVLACVPGENHTLPLEVLSAALTERGIPVRMFGGALPVESLVAAVRRTGPAAVALWSQSRTTASRPLAQHVAAMEWGVRGARRRPVVLTLGPGWSGQAVAGLARPSGLAEAVAALESSVYP from the coding sequence GTGAACGCGCACACGGGAGCCAGTGACGACCCGGTCGGCGAGGGCGGTACACGCCGAGGCGGGCTGACCACCGGCGAGGTGGCCCGGCGTCTGGGGGTGGCGCCCACCACGGTCCGCACGTGGGACCGCCGGTACGGACTGGGGCCGGACGCGCACACGGGTGGACGGCATCGGCGCTGGACGGCGGAGGACGTGGCGAGGCTGGAACGGATGTGCGCCCTGACGGCGACCGGGCTGCCACCGGCCGAGGCGGCCCGGCTCGCGCGCAGCGAGGAGGGCCCGACAGCGCCCGGGCCCCGAAGTACGGACGCGGCCCGACGCGTTTCCGGCGGGCACCGAAGCCGGGCGGGGAGCGGCTTGCGACTGGGCGACGTGCGACAGGAGTGCCGGGGGATCGCGAGGGCCGCCCTGCGCCTGGACGCCGCCGTCCTGGACGAACTGCTGCTCGCCGCAATCGCCGAACACGGGCTGGTCGCCGCCTGGACCGAGGTGATCGTGCCCACGCTCCAGGCCGTCGGCCGCAAGTGGGAGACGTCCGGCGAGAAGTACGTCGAGGTCGAGCACTTCCTGTCCTGGCACGTGTCGGGGGCGCTCCGATGCGCCACATCCCGCACGGTCGAGGACCGCCCCGGTGCCACCACGGTGCTTGCCTGCGTGCCCGGGGAGAATCACACGCTGCCGTTGGAGGTACTGTCGGCGGCACTCACGGAGCGAGGAATCCCGGTGCGGATGTTCGGAGGTGCGCTGCCCGTAGAGTCGCTCGTCGCGGCGGTGCGCAGGACCGGGCCGGCCGCGGTGGCGCTGTGGTCGCAGTCCCGCACCACCGCCAGCCGGCCGCTGGCCCAGCACGTGGCCGCCATGGAGTGGGGCGTGCGCGGCGCCCGGCGGCGGCCCGTCGTGCTCACCCTGGGCCCCGGATGGTCGGGCCAGGCGGTGGCCGGTCTGGCGCGTCCGTCGGGGCTTGCCGAAGCGGTCGCCGCTCTGGAGTCGTCGGTGTACCCGTGA